The DNA window TACACGGCTCTACGATCTCGAACAGTCTGTGAAGTTCACTTGTGCGATGTGCGATATCATATGCGGTCTCTCCTGCGCTGTTTTTCAGTCCCGCCTCTAGGGTGCGCTGTGATAGCAAAAGCTCAATGGTTTTGCCTGCGGCGGCATTTCCAGCAGCCAGCTGTAGTGGTGTGAGTCGACCTGCTGTCATCGCATTGACTTCTGACCCCCACTGCAAAAGAAGAGACGCTACGTTAGCGTGACCCCAGCGACAGGCGCTATGTAGCGGCATCCAATCGTCGGCTGTTCTCGCGTGGAGATTCGCTCCGGCTTTTAAAAGAGCGGACGCCACGTCGTGATGGCCACTGTAGGCAGCGCGGTGCAGAGGGGTGTAGCCGTCGCTATCATGACAATTGACTAGCGTCGGGTCCAATGCAATGAGACGCTCAACCGTTGCACACTGTAGATGAGaaaacacaaataagaaatgCATCGATTAGGGCTGAGCGATATGGCAAAAGAAAAGATCAGTCGATATCAATAATCATCGATATTTATGTCAAATCTTTATGTCTATCAATTTTTTAAAGGATTTTCAGCATGCCAATccctttgtgcagctgatttaacacattttgtgaaatgttttagctgtctgacaatataaataaacaaaagaacaatcctAATCTTAATTTAGCATTTACTGTTCGAGTTTTCA is part of the Danio rerio strain Tuebingen ecotype United States chromosome 15, GRCz12tu, whole genome shotgun sequence genome and encodes:
- the ankrd49 gene encoding ankyrin repeat domain-containing protein 49, giving the protein MDFPEDFNQLELLDPHVIPMGTRSNWAEEEEGEEEDEAMHTEEWHQQQELHLQDTPSELMLWAAERNRCATVERLIALDPTLVNCHDSDGYTPLHRAAYSGHHDVASALLKAGANLHARTADDWMPLHSACRWGHANVASLLLQWGSEVNAMTAGRLTPLQLAAGNAAAGKTIELLLSQRTLEAGLKNSAGETAYDIAHRTSELHRLFEIVEPCNNVY